AAACGCGCCGGAGGATGCGACCGGCGCGTCCCGcagcagcggggccggggggggccgaGCCCGAGGCCGAGCCGGGCTGGCCGAAACTTGCCGCTCGGTGCCCGGAGCGGATCGGAGCGGGGTTCGGGGAGCGGCGGCCCCGGAGCCCCTTTGTCGTGTCTCCGGCGGGCGATTAGGAGCGGGAGGATTaggggccggggcgggcaggACCCGCAGTACGTAGCAGCAGAAGGGCAGCAGCGAGCCGGGCAAATTGGCTTAGCGGGAGGGCTCCCGGCGGTAAGCCGCTTCCGTGGTAATTACACAAAATAACGGGGAGCGCCAACCGAAAACGCGCCCCGAtcaccccccatccccatcccctccatccGCCGCCCGGTCCCACTTACCGCGCCGCGGAGCCCGGCTGGACGTGCAGGCTCTCCTCGGGGCTAGGGGCCGcagcccggcggcggggccgccaTCGGCCGGGGGGGCCCCGTCCCCACCGAGCCCTTGACCGCGGGCAGCCgccggggagcggggcgggcgggcagcggcgcgCCCTTCACCGAcgccgcggggccgccgcccgccccgccgccgcgtCCGCCCGGGCGAGATGCAACAAGAGCGAGTGACCAACCGCGCCACCGAGGGAGGATCCGGATCCGTACTTGGAGACGCTGCACATTGATCCGGTGACAGCTAAAATAACGGGAAGACACACCCACTTAGCACCAGCATATTTACATTAACTGCCTCCGGGACCCCGCGGCCGTCAATCACCGATGCGCTCCAGTCAATCACGGCGCGGCTTTAAGGCACGGCGGAAcggggaggggtgggggggcgTGGGGGCCGCCACCGAGCGGGGACCCGCCCGGGCTGCCCGAGGTAAGAGCGGAGATCAGCCCCAGGCCGCACCTACGCGGGGCtccgcgccccccgcccgcctcCCGCGGTGCGGGTATCCCTGGGGGGAGCGGTGCTCGTTGAAAGTTTGCGCGAGGAGCGGGCGGCAACGAAAAGAGGAGCCTGGGGGGGGCGGCGGAGGGACCCCATCGAAATCGGGGGTGCGCTGCTCCCGCGCACCGCCCCCCCAACCCCGGGATGCGCGCTCCGCCGCGGGGCGCGGGTGCGGGACCGGGGGTTGGGGGGAGGAGGGCATCGGCCGGCAACGAAATCACCGGAGGCGGCAGCGCGGGGGGGCGAGCCCGTGGTTTTTCGTTCTCCACCGAGGCCCACGGCACGGCGGCAGGACCGGCGTTCACCGTGAGCGGCGTGGGGGGACACACGGGACTCGGCTCCGGTGGCCGCCGGTCCTACCGGCGTGGCAAGGGGCCC
Above is a genomic segment from Strigops habroptila isolate Jane chromosome 9, bStrHab1.2.pri, whole genome shotgun sequence containing:
- the LOC115613025 gene encoding translation initiation factor IF-2-like is translated as MGSLRRPPQAPLFVAARSSRKLSTSTAPPRDTRTAGGGRGARSPARAVIDWSASVIDGRGVPEAVNLSPDQCAASPSTDPDPPSVARLVTRSCCISPGRTRRRGGRRPRGVGEGRAAARPPRSPAAARGQGLGGDGAPPADGGPAAGLRPLAPRRACTSSRAPRRANLPGSLLPFCCYVLRVLPAPAPNPPAPNRPPETRQRGSGAAAPRTPLRSAPGTERQVSASPARPRARPPPAPLLRDAPVASSGAFRWSPPGARRNRRPGTARRAGTKGRDAAPPGHPGRGLFHNPPRSGRPCHGQPLPPRYRSSSEQRLRQRSEPAAAARAMRYGSAGPL